The window CCAAAACTTGATAAGTTACAGCTCATTAAAGAGAAATAATCACAAAATCACAACAGCACATTGAGGCACCTGAAGTTCTTTAATCTTTTTCTGGAACTGAATACCAAGAGATTGCTCATCTTCAATCCTGCTCAGAAACTGACTTGTCTCAAAGTCCTTCCTGTTttgaaaaaaacagaaatgatttataagtttgaAGTATTCTGAAACTGAACCAGGGGTCTTAATTTTGTAGGGTAGGATTTAAAATGATTAGCTTCTCACTTTTTCAATTTCTCTTCTAGTTGCTGCTTGTCATTTTCCAAGTCCATTAAAGATTCCTGGGCAAGTTTTAAATCACCTTCAAGCTTTCTTTTGGCTCTCTCGAGGTCCATACGTAGTTTCTTTTCCTGCTCTAGAGATCCCTCCAGCTATTTGCAGATGTGGAAAGATTAAGGAAAATGATATTGAAAACATCACTACTGTGGTTGAGTTCTGCTTCttgtaaaagtaaataaacaggagAATTTGCACAAATCTGTTCAATTTCAAACTCACATCATCAACTTGCTGCTCAAGCTTTGCTTTGGCTTTCGTCAGAGTATTGACTTTGTCTTCCTCTGCCTGTAAATCATCCAAAGTTTGCTGATGTGCCTCTTGGAGGGCTTTCTTTTCTTTAGTCAGCTTTACAATAACCTCATCTTGAGATGTCATTTCTTCGGTAAGGTTTTTAACCTAGGAGACAAATATATTTATGTGACTGCAACCTGAGTGAAAGATCATGATTAAACCAAACTTCAAAAGACATTAACCTTGTTTTCAGTGGCATGTTTTTCTTTCTCTACTTTGGCTAAGGTAAGCTCTAAATCATCAATGTCTTTCTTCAGCTCAGAGCACTCGTCCTCCAGCTTTCTCTTTTTGGCAGTAAGTTCAGCGTTGATTTCTTCCTCATCCTCCAATCTTTCAGTTGCCTCTTTAAGTTTTGCCTCAAGCTGAATCTTGCTTTTGATTAGTCCTTCACATCTCTCCTCAGCATCAGAAAGGTTTTCTGTTTCCTGTTGATTATAATATCATCATTTGTTGTCTTTTTTCCAACTTGTGTATTTGTTCTCTTATAAAGATGGACTGATCATTTGTGAACTCACAGATGCCACTTGTAACTGCAGGTCATTTTTCTCCTGCAGCAGGGTGACCATCTTCTCCTCCAGCTCCTTCTTCTTTGCAAGGGCTTTGGCAAGATCCTCTTTCATCTTTTCAAAGTTTTCTTTCATGGCTGCCATTTCCTTCTCAGTCTCTGCACTCTTCAGCAGGGGCTTGATCTTAAAATACAGCTTCATCCATGGCCAGTGTTTCACATTCATGAATGAGCGGATGTTGTACTGGATGGAGTAGATGGACTCTCTGTAACAGAAGAAATGGTCAGatgctgtgtgtgaatgtgcacTGGATATTTCTTTAAGCAAAATCCATACCTCCTCGCCATCATTTTGACAAACTCTTTCCTCATTACGTAGCCTCTGCAGACTGCTTGAGTCATGGTTACAAGGATAACAAGTTTCTCATCTCGCATTTCCTCAAGAGTACCCAGCAGACCAGCTTTGAAGAACACCTATCACAAATATTTCACAAAGCAATTATGCActgttaataattacataataagTCAGATGATTTGATAGAGTGTACCTTGGTGTGTCCAAACTTGTACTGGGTATGATCCACATCAATAGAGCCAAGAAGCTTCTCTGAAGCCTTCTTGTTGTCAATGAACTGACCCTCAGGGATGACACTAGCATTCAATACTTTGTATCTAAAGTGAAGATATGACTCAGTCTTATTCACTATACTTGTGAAGATCCACATGCCTTTGTACACACAATCTGCATACTGTGTGTGTTTCCATTTATTTAGACAGACATGTGTATTAAAGAAAGCCGAGATATTTTATCAAGATTAATAGAGTTGGGCACATGCTCAACATTCACTGTACAATAATCCAGGTAATGCCCATGCACACAATTTTACATATTAAATTCACCAAAGACAAGTGAAATACAAGTCATGCACATTAATTACCTCTGCTTAAAGTCACCATAGAGGATTCTGCTGGGGAAACCCTTTCTGCAAATTCTGATTCCCTCCAGCACACCATTACAACGCAACTGGTGGATGACCAGAAAGTTCTCCATAAGACCTAAAATAAAGAGAGTTAATAATAAATCATTGTTTTAGAGAGGATGATCATTGTTATTTTAACAAAGAGTATATGTCACATGcttttctgtattttaaaaaaagttgtgtCAAAAATTTGACCTGGAGTCTTTGACTCATTTGGAATCAAGCAGCGCACAAAATGTGGATGAGTGCTTCTCAGGTTGGTCATCAATTTGCCCAAATTTTCCTGTTAATTGTAGAATAAACAGTTAAACTATAAACACACAGTGCACCTTAAATATTTCAAGGCTAAAAGTGAATCATTTCATTACTCTGAACAAAGCAGACACAGTCTGGAAGGAGCCTCCCTTCTTTTTTCCACCCTTTTTGCCACCAGATTCAGCTGTCGATaaagaaataagtaaataatcTTGGTAAACAATACCATGTACCGAAATCAAGCAGAAATTATCTTTAACAGAAATttatacataacaaaaaaaatatttgaatccTAATGTTGTAATCGTAACAGTATGAATTTGTTTCACAAACCTTCTGTTGAAGCATGAGCAGCATACAGGTGACACAACAGCTTCACTGAAGACTTCTGGTACAGCTGAACCACAGAGTCATTAAGGGGGTCCTTGTTCTTATCCAGCCAGCCTGAGATGTTGTAATCCACAGTTCCAGCATAGTGCACAAGGGAGAAGTGAGCCTCAGCCTTGCCTTTGGCAGGTTTGGGCTTCTGGAAGCAGTTGGTTTTACCAAGATGCTGATCATGCAGCTTGTTCTTGAAGGTTGTGTCTGTTGCCTTGGGGAACATACACTCCTCCTCAAGGATGGAGAAAATGCCCATCGGCTGAAAAAAAGAGCATATTTACTTAAGATGAGATGACGAATCACAGCACAGCATCTTTTGTttaaaaagaaaagcattttaatGTTTGGAAGTCGACATTTGTACCTTTTCAATCAGCTCAATGCAGGCAGCCAAGTCCATACCGAAGTCAATGAACTCCCACTCAATACCTTCTTTCTTGTATTCCTCTTGTTCCAGCACAAACATGTGGTGATTGAAAAACTGTTGCAGTTTTTCATTGGTGAAATTAATGCAAAGCTGCTCCAAGCTGTTGAACTATAATGATCAACAATTCAGTATCAGAGCTAATGAAATGAAGCAACACTGATTTTCAAATTTGAATTCTTGAGCTTACATCAAAGATTTCAAACCCTGCAATGTCAAGCACTCCGATGAAGAACTGTCTTGGCTGTTTGGTGTCCAGCATCTCATTGATTCGTACAACCATCCACAAGAACATCTTCTCATAGACAGACTTGCACAGAGCCATGGTTGCATTGTTAACCTAACATATGAAACAAGAATTAATACCATTTCACTTTAGCACATTCCTAATCTAATGATGTACTCAAGATGCATTTGAAATGCACCTACCTGAGGAACAGTTTGACCTTTGGTCACAAATTCATTCCCGACCTTCACTCTGGGATAACACAAAGCTTTCAGCATGTCCGCAGAGTTCAGTCCCAAGAGGTAAGCAATTTTATCAGCCACTGGAAAAAAGCATTTCAATTTGGAACCAAAATGTAGCCATATTATACCATATATGCATGTTTCCAAAGGCTGAGCTTAAACTGAAATCCCACCCTCAGTTCCATCAGGCTCAGCCTGCTCCTCCCTCTGCTTCTGCTTGAACTTCATGTTCCCATGATGCATCACAGCTCCTGTCAGCTTGTAGATGCCTACCTTCTCTTCAGCATTGAAGCCCAGAATATCAATGGCTGTCTGCAAGTCAAAAACAATCAAGTGTGCCTATTGGATAACGTATTTAATACAGTATATCAGGTATGCAGAGTATACATCCATGTTATTATGCATCAGATATTAACTGCTGAAACATTTGATCTCCACCTACATCAGTTGCAATGAACTCTTCCACATCGTTGATGCTCTTGACTGTGATCTCACCCTGACTGATCATGGGATAGTCGTATGGGTTAGTGGTGATCAGAAGAGCCTCTACGAGAGGAATACAGCAAGAAATGAAGACTTTGATCTGCTGTACAAATATAAGTCTTGTCTATGCTCTTGTCTCATTCTAATATAGTGATGTACATTTTCTTACCCAGCAGTTCTGGCTTATGGCCTGTGCACAGCTGGTAGAAGATGTGGTAGCTCCTCTCAGCAGACAACTGGAAAGTTACCCTGGACTTTTCCAGCAGATCTTTGGATCAAAAACATACTTATAACAGCAATAATATGGACAAATGTTGAATCAGTCATTTGAAATCTAAACTAACTAAGAACTCACAAGTTTCAATATCAGCCGAGGCCAGTTTTCCAGTGGTGCCGAAATGAATTCGGATGAATTTACCCTGAAGGATTCAGGCACAGGATAAcagaataaaatgtgtaaaatgtttcCATTACAGAATAAAAACACATAGTGTCTCAGTGGCTGTTGGCTCAGTACTCACAAAGCGGGAAGAGTTGTCATTCCTCACAGTCTTGGCGTTGCCATAGGCTTCCAGCAAGGGGTTGGCTGCAATGATTTGATCCTCCAGCGACCCCTAATTGAGTCATAATGTTGCAGGCATACCAGTAAAAAATGAATCCTCATCATATTTACAAACAAATCCCATTTATACCCCATATGTGGATAATCCAAGTAATGGTTGGACCTTGACCTAGCCTGGCTCTGTCTCTGTGGACCTAATGGGTGAAGCTTTATCTAGTTATATCTAAGGAAAGGGTTGGACCTTCAAGCCCCACCCATTACGTTTAGGGAGGGACAGCTGGATATGAAGCCCCACCAACAGGCTCTGCAGCAATCAACTTCTCTACATACCTGCATTTTTCCAGGAATAGGCTCTTGCTTCTGCTTGCCAGCCACAGCGATTGTCGCAAAGTACTGGATGACACGTTTGGTGTTTACAGTCTTTCCTGCACCAGATTCTCCACTGAGAATGAAACATACATTAGGATTcacaatttctttatttttaccaCACAGTAACACTTTAGCATCTGAAGGAAAATACTTACGTAATCAGGATAGACTGATTTTCACGATCTACAAGAGCAGAAAGccatatattaaaagaaaaataaaatcaaaattaatGAATTCTTTTCACAAACTTAAGTACCAACAAACTTAAATATCCTAAACATGATTTTATCTTACCAGTGAGCATGAATTGATAAGCATTGTCAGAGATGGAGAAGATGTGAGGTGGGGCTTCAATTCTTTTCTTGCCCCTGTAGCCTGACACAACTACAGCATCATACACTGGAAGCCACTTATAGGGGTTCACGGTGACACAGAACAACCCAGAGTAGGTCTGCAAGAGAATCATCCCCATTTACCACTAGATATTGACAATGGATTAAGTAAAATAAGTATGTCAGATCACCAAATGTGTTTTTCATTTACTTACGTAGATCATCCATGCTGCATAACGCTCTTTGAGGTTGTACAGCACGGTGGGTTCGTTGAGGTGGGTCATCATGGCCATGTCCTCAATCTTATCAAACTTTGGTGGATTCATTGGGAAGATTTCATCCTCCTTCACTGTGAGGGTCTGGAGGGAGTGTCATTTTACAATTATGAAGGAAGCAAAGCATCGATCTGATCTGAATATCTCTGATACTCACTTTGCCACAGAGAGTTTGCACTGTAGCTTTGCCGCCCTCCTTACTCTTGAGGACCCCTTTGAGGTACATCTCCTTGGGTTCAGACACGAAATAAGCAGTTTTAGCATCAAACGGCCTATTCTGAGCTTCTATACGTTCCTTCTCTGGTTTACGGAGGTAAACGGCCGCCGGGCCAAAACACTCCATTTCTGGGTCCCCACTCATGGTggcactttaataaaaaaaaaacaaaaaaacatttataatgcaaGTTCACATCAGTGTTCATCACGTTAAACTAAAGAGTAAAATGCTTCAAGTAGGCTAGTTAGCTACTTAAGTTAATATTAACATGCTTACCTTTGTCTTGCACCAACTCTTAGGACTTGATTTTGATGTTATAATTCACCACCTGTTAATAGTAAGCAAATACAAGACATTTATTTAAATCTTAATCTTTTTTGCTGAGGTCGTAATAAtggataattataaaaaatttatatactAGGAAGTGCTATAATGTGCAACAAAACAAGCCTAAATATTCCTATTTGTTGAAACGTAAAAGCAGAACTGTGTAGCATCACTCACTCACTGTGTATAGCATAAACACTCACCTCAGCTGTGTAGTTGTGAGCCCCGGCAGGAGTCGGGAAAGCCCTCTTTTATAGTTGTGTGTAAGTGTCCTGTCAGCTTAATTTTGGTCATGAGTCCTGTTTGCCCACTTCCATTTGTCCCCCCTAGCAGCATCGCTGTCTTATTTTTATCTCTTGATATGGTCGGGACTTCCAAGATGCTTTTGTGTCTTCAGATTATTT is drawn from Danio rerio strain Tuebingen ecotype United States chromosome 6, GRCz12tu, whole genome shotgun sequence and contains these coding sequences:
- the myhb gene encoding myosin heavy chain, fast skeletal muscle encodes the protein MSGDPEMECFGPAAVYLRKPEKERIEAQNRPFDAKTAYFVSEPKEMYLKGVLKSKEGGKATVQTLCGKTLTVKEDEIFPMNPPKFDKIEDMAMMTHLNEPTVLYNLKERYAAWMIYTYSGLFCVTVNPYKWLPVYDAVVVSGYRGKKRIEAPPHIFSISDNAYQFMLTDRENQSILITGESGAGKTVNTKRVIQYFATIAVAGKQKQEPIPGKMQGSLEDQIIAANPLLEAYGNAKTVRNDNSSRFGKFIRIHFGTTGKLASADIETYLLEKSRVTFQLSAERSYHIFYQLCTGHKPELLEALLITTNPYDYPMISQGEITVKSINDVEEFIATDTAIDILGFNAEEKVGIYKLTGAVMHHGNMKFKQKQREEQAEPDGTEVADKIAYLLGLNSADMLKALCYPRVKVGNEFVTKGQTVPQVNNATMALCKSVYEKMFLWMVVRINEMLDTKQPRQFFIGVLDIAGFEIFDFNSLEQLCINFTNEKLQQFFNHHMFVLEQEEYKKEGIEWEFIDFGMDLAACIELIEKPMGIFSILEEECMFPKATDTTFKNKLHDQHLGKTNCFQKPKPAKGKAEAHFSLVHYAGTVDYNISGWLDKNKDPLNDSVVQLYQKSSVKLLCHLYAAHASTEAESGGKKGGKKKGGSFQTVSALFRENLGKLMTNLRSTHPHFVRCLIPNESKTPGLMENFLVIHQLRCNGVLEGIRICRKGFPSRILYGDFKQRYKVLNASVIPEGQFIDNKKASEKLLGSIDVDHTQYKFGHTKVFFKAGLLGTLEEMRDEKLVILVTMTQAVCRGYVMRKEFVKMMARRESIYSIQYNIRSFMNVKHWPWMKLYFKIKPLLKSAETEKEMAAMKENFEKMKEDLAKALAKKKELEEKMVTLLQEKNDLQLQVASETENLSDAEERCEGLIKSKIQLEAKLKEATERLEDEEEINAELTAKKRKLEDECSELKKDIDDLELTLAKVEKEKHATENKVKNLTEEMTSQDEVIVKLTKEKKALQEAHQQTLDDLQAEEDKVNTLTKAKAKLEQQVDDLEGSLEQEKKLRMDLERAKRKLEGDLKLAQESLMDLENDKQQLEEKLKKKDFETSQFLSRIEDEQSLGIQFQKKIKELQARIEELEEEIEAERAARAKVEKQRSDLARELEEISERLEEAGGATSAQIEMNKKREAEFQKLRRDLEESTLQHEATAAALRKKQADSVAELGEQIDNLQRVKQKLEKEKSELKMEVDDVSSSMEAVAKSKTNLEKMCRTLEDQLSEFKSKHDEHVRHINDLSAQKARLQTENGEMGRQLEEKESLVSQLTRSKQAYTQQIEELKRQIEEEVKAKNSLAHAVQSSRHDCDLLREQYEEEQEAKAELQRSMSKANSEVAQWRTKYETDAIQRTEELEEAKKKLAQRLQDAEESIEAVNAKCASLEKTKQRLQNEVEDLMIDVERANALAANLDKKQRNFDKVLAEWKQKYEETQAELEGAQKEARSLSTELFKMKNSYEETLDHLETLKRENKNLQQEITDLTEQLGETGKTIHELEKGKKTAEIEKSEIQAALEEAEATLEHEESKILRVQLELNQVKGEIDRKLAEKDEEIEQIKRNSQRIIDSMQSTLDAEVRSRNDALRIKKKMEGDLNEMEIQLSHANRQAAEAQKQLRNVQGQLKDAQLHLDEALRAQEDMKEQVAMVERRNNLMQAEIEELRVALEQTERGRKVAEQELVDASERVTLLHSQNTSLINTKKKLEADLVQIQGEMEDVVQEARNAEEKAKKAITDAAMMAEELKKEQDTSAHLERMKKNLEVTVKDLQHRLDEAESLAMKGGKKQLQKLEARVRELESEVEAEQRRGADAVKGVRKYERRVKELTYQTEEDKKNIIRLQDLVDKLQLKVKAYKRQSEDAEEQANTHLTRFRKVQHELEEAQERADIAESQVNKLRAKSREFGKGKEAEE